From Aedes albopictus strain Foshan chromosome 1, AalbF5, whole genome shotgun sequence, one genomic window encodes:
- the LOC109412720 gene encoding pre-mRNA-splicing factor RBM22 — protein MAMSKTTNTYNRQNWEDSEFPVLCQTCLGDNPYVRMIKERYGKECKICTRPFTIFRWCPGARMRFKKTEICQTCSKLKNVCQTCLLDLEYGLPTQVRDAALKIQDKIPESDVNKEYYIQTIEAQLKAGGDNTVAAGTVGKSLAASDMLAKLARTAPYYKRNLPHICSFWVKGECKRGEECPYRHDKPVEPDDPLSEQNIRDRYYGRNDPVADKLMKRAASIPTLEPPEDKTITTLYVGNLGEHLTEVDIRDNFYHYGEIRSVSLVPRQQCAFVQYTKRAAAELAAEKTFNKLVLGGKKLTIKWAHSQAKSTAYAQSSVPRTNRIFDPVPGLPGQLPMPPNPNDYFNLQASEMAVLPAGMKIHQLPPGLIPGAPSMYQAQPSGSGTTGPAAAAAAVAAAHSQQQQVMVPSTLPNPGQMHYPSQDPARLGALKK, from the exons ATGGCGATGTCAAAGACGACCAACACGTACAATCGTCAGAACTGGGAAGATTCC gaattccccgTTCTCTGTCAAACGTGCCTGGGCGACAATCCGTACGTTCGAATG ATTAAGGAACGCTACGGAAAGGAGTGCAAAATCTGCACCCGGCCGTTCACAATCTTCCGGTGGTGTCCGGGAGCGCGTATGCGTTTCAAGAAGACGGAAATCTGCCAAACCTGCAGTAAACTGAAGAACGTCTGCCAGACGTGCCTGCTGGATCTGGAGTACGGTCTTCCGACGCAGGTTCGCGACGCGGCGCTCAAGATTCAGGATAAGATTCCCGAGAGCGATGTAAACAAGGAGTACTACATTCAGACGATCGAGGCTCAGCTGAAGGCGGGAGGAGACAATACTGTGGCGGCCGGGACCGTGGGGAAATCGCTGGCCGCCAGCGATATGTTGGCCAAGTTGGCCCGGACAGCGCCGTACTACAAACGGAACCTGCCTCATATTTGCTCATTCTGGGTGAAGGGAGAATGCAAGCGAGGCGAAGAGTGTCCCTACCGGCATGACAAACCCGTAGAACCGGATGATCCGCTGTCGGAGCAAAACATCCGTGATCGTTACTACGGACGGAACGATCCGGttgctgataagttgatgaaGCGGGCTGCATCAATTCCGACGCTGGAACCCCCAGAAGACAAAACAATCACGACCCTCTATGTAGGAAATCTCGGTGAACATCTCACTGAAGTCGACATCCGTGACAACTTCTACCATTACGGAGAAATTCGATCGGTATCGTTGGTTCCCCGGCAGCAGTGTGCCTTCGTGCAGTATACGAAGCGCGCGGCCGCGGAACTCGCCGCCGAAAAGACCTTCAACAAGTTGGTCCTCGGTGGCAAGAAGCTCACCATCAAGTGGGCCCACTCTCAGGCCAAATCCACGGCATATGCCCAAAGTTCCGTTCCTCGCACCAATCGGATATTCGACCCAGTTCCTGGACTGCCCGGTCAACTCCCGATGCCTCCCAACCCGAACGACTATTTCAATCTTCAAGCATCGGAAATGGCTGTCCTTCCAGCCGGTATGAAAATCCACCAGTTGCCACCGGGTCTCATTCCTGGTGCCCCGAGCATGTACCAGGCGCAACCGTCCGGATCGGGAACGACGGGACCGGCGGCGGCAGCAGCTGCCGTGGCCGCGGCGCACTCGCAACAGCAGCAAGTCATGGTACCGTCGACGTTACCCAATCCGGGCCAGATGCACTACCCCAGTCAGGATCCGGCGCGGCTAGGGGCGTTGAAAAAGTGA